In one Gracilinanus agilis isolate LMUSP501 chromosome 6, AgileGrace, whole genome shotgun sequence genomic region, the following are encoded:
- the LOC123251217 gene encoding olfactory receptor 4C11-like yields MNIQSNVTEFILLGLTQDPGRRKIVFAVFLVFYLATVLGNLIIIVTIKTSPTLGSPMYYFLSYLSFADACFSTTTAPKLIVDSVSKKQIISFKDCMTQVFAAHFFGCMEIFLLILMAYDRYVAICKPLHYSTIISLRVCRILVILAWVGSCIHSTAQIFLALSLPFCGPHLIDHYFCDLQPLLKLACTDTYVINLLIISNSGVICMVSFVLLIISYIVILYSLRNQSSEGKRKALSTCISHIIVVIIFFVPCIFIYTRPPMTFPVDKLVSVFYTIGTPLLNPLIYTLRNKDVKDSMRTLWRRIVGS; encoded by the coding sequence ATGAACATACAGAGCAATGTGACAGAATTTATCCTCCTTGGGCTGACACAGGACCCAGGAAGGCGAAAAATTGTATTCgctgttttcttggttttctaCCTTGCTACTGTTTTGGGAAACCTGATCATCATTGTGACCATCAAAACCAGCCCCACCCTTGGGTCCCCCATGTACTACTTCCTGTCCTACTTGTCTTTTGCAGATGCCTGCTTCTCCACAACTACAGCTCCCAAGCTCATTGTGGACAGTGTCTCTAAAAAGCAGATCATCTCTTTCAAAGATTGTATGACTCAGGTATTTGCAGCACATTTTTTTGGCTGCATGGAGATTTTCCTTCTCATCCTCATGGCCTATGACCGCTATGTGGCCATCTGTAAACCTCTGCACTATTCAACTATCATAAGTCTCAGAGTCTGTCGCATACTGGTAATCTTGGCCTGGGTTGGCTCTTGTATTCACTCCACAGCCcaaatttttcttgctttaagTTTGCCCTTTTGTGGTCCCCATTTGATTGACCACTATTTCTGTGACTTGCAACCTTTGTTGAAACTGGCCTGCACAGATACATATGTGATTAATCTccttattatttcaaatagtgGAGTTATATGTATGGTGAGCTTTGTGTTACTCATCATTTCCTATATTGTTATCCTATACTCCCTGAGAAATCAGAGTTCTGAAGGGAAGCGCAAAGCCCTTTCTACTTGTATTTCCCATATAATTGTGGTCATCATTTTCTTTGTACCATGCATATTCATATACACTCGTCCCCCAATGACCTTTCCTGTGGACAAATTAGTGTCTGTATTTTACACAATTGGCACTCCTTTACTCAACCCTTTGATATATACTCTGAGGAACAAGGATGTAAAAGATTCCATGAGGACATTATGGAGGAGGATTGTAGGATCTTAG